The following are encoded together in the Glycine soja cultivar W05 chromosome 5, ASM419377v2, whole genome shotgun sequence genome:
- the LOC114411415 gene encoding kinesin-like protein KIN-14C: MNSPPDDNNSEPRELGSPDASSNEIENFLSLYGEVEAKHRLLLVQWLTSLVPSLNLPINVTDGELRACLSNGTVLCQILNKLRHGTVNVVSEPDNFLPSQSENVKSFLKALDGMGLPRFEISDLEKGSMKAVVDCLLTLREKSLQNALGDNISVTNSNTVSPHGNAPFNFHCSPTFGGEQRKIAAGSMLQRVNSTPIIMAEPSVSLIHHVGHKFHEEFQLKPGSYADLPAAKISEMMKSNSIDNAPTQSLLSVVNGILEESVERRNGEIPHRVACLLKKVTQEIERRMSTQAEHLRTQNNLFKAREEKYQSRIRVLEALASGTRDESEICSSQVQQFKGEMIKEEEKKVDENEVVRLIKEQEDKNLEISALKVELETAKRTCEVQFSQLEEEANGFKATLTRKVQEYEHQLEELRNEAEKIKEEVKTTDEKETIRIMKEQEDKKLEISSLKKKLETKKKTYEVECSQFVEEAKDAKQKAQEYENQLKALRNKVEKIKEEVKTENENEIVRLMKEQEDKNLEISALKQELEKTKRTYEVQRSQLETEAKDAKVELTQKSREYEHRLEELRNKAEKIREEEKEADEKEIIRLMKEQEDKNLEISTLEQKSREYEHRLDELRNKIKELEVSSDSKDQKWNMKMNQIQTVINFQLSSLQKLELSWECIKQNVMKEQTVYAEDCDRLGVYLKPLLHAAENYHTLLAENQKMFNEIQELKGNIRVYCRIRPFLSGKKEKQSIVKLIGENDLVVANPSKEGKDALRSFKFNKVFGSATTQAEVYSDIQSFIRSVLDGYNVCIFAYGQTGSGKTYTMTGPNGATSETIGVNYRALNDLFKIATSRESLMDYEIGVQMVEIYNEQVRDLLITDGSPKRTLGILTRPQPKGLAVPDASLFPVKSPSDVIKLMDIGLKNRAIGATAMNERSSRSHSVVSIHIRGKDLKTGSTMVGNLHLVDLAGSERVDRSEVTGDRLKEAQHINRSLSALGDVIFALSQKSPHVPYRNSKLTQLLQTSLGDQAKTLMFVQINSDVSSYSETLSTLKFAERVSGVELGAARSSKESKDVRELMEQVSSLKNAIFAKEEEIERLQLLKGSVGSIVKRNQISRSRSIKHYEAFNQQPMDDHIHQNEFLHQSELHEGNIGKNIAAIAETSRFTDSDFDEKSSDLSDSAVAPGTETDGSENSSLTERTTSSDKRSKPIRKTIQVMRKLNRTSSIATTPVKDPLKKSPGIKKSVSIGNLKPPKLWK; this comes from the exons ATGAATTCCCCGCCTGATGACAACAATTCAGAACCTAGAGAGTTGGGCAGCCCGGATGCTAGTTCCAATGAAATTGAGAATTTTCTATCCTTATATGGTGAGGTGGAAG CCAAACATCGATTGCTTTTGGTTCAGTGGTTAACTAGTCTTGTCCCCTCATTGAACCTTCCAATAAATGTCACGGATGGTGAATTAAGAGCATGCTTGAGCAATGGTACAGTTTTGTGCCAGATACTGAACAAGCTACGACATGGTACCGTGAATGTG GTTAGTGAACCTGATAATTTTCTGCCATCACAATCAGAAAATGTTAAATCGTTTCTGAAAGCTTTGGACGGAATGGGATTGCCCCGGTTTGAAATATCCGACCTAGAGAAG GGGTCTATGAAAGCTGTTGTGGATTGTCTTTTAACACTTAGAGAGAAAAGTTTGCAGAATGCTTTGGGAGATAATATATCTGTAACTAATTCCAACACGGTGAGCCCTCATGGGAATGCACCATTCAATTTTCATTGTTCTCCAACATTTGGTGGAGAGCAGAGGAAGATTGCAGCTGGGTCGATGTTGCAACGTGTTAATAGTACCCCTATTATTATGGCAG AACCATCAGTTTCATTAATACACCATGTTGGTCATAAGTTTCATGAGGAGTTTCAACTGAAACCTGGGAGTTACGCAGATCTTCCTGCTGCAAAAATATCAGAAATGATGAAATCAAACAGTATAGAT AATGCTCCCACTCAGTCTCTTCTGAGTGTTGTGAATGGTATTCTTGAAGAAAGTGTTGAAAGAAGAAATGGGGAAATACCTCAT CGTGTGGCATGCTTGTTGAAAAAGGTTACCCAAGAGATTGAGCGGCGCATGTCAACTCAAGCAGAACATTTGCGAACT CAAAACAATCTTTTCAAGGCTCGGGAAGAAAAATACCAATCGAGAATAAGAGTACTTGAGGCACTTGCATCTGGAACTAGAGATGAGAGTGAG ATATGTTCTAGCCAGGTTCAGCAGTTTAAG GGTGAGATGAtcaaagaggaagaaaagaaggtaGATGAGAATGAAGTTGTTAGGTTGATAAAAGAGCAGGAGGACAAAAATTTGGAAATTTCAGCTTTGAAGGTAGAACTGGAAACAGCCAAAAGAACATGTGAAGTACAATTCTCACAGTTGGAAGAAGAAGCCAACGGTTTTAAAGCAACATTGACACGGAAGGTCCAAGAATATGAGCATCAATTGGAAGAATTAAGAAATGAG GCTGAAAAGATCAAAGAGGAAGTAAAAACGACAGACGAAAAGGAAACTATTAGGATCATGAAAGAACAGGAGgacaaaaaattagaaatttcatcattgaagaaaaaactggaaacaaaaaaaaaaacatatgaagTAGAATGTTCACAGTTCGTAGAAGAAGCTAAAGATGCTAAACAGAAGGCCCAAGAATATGAGAATCAATTGAAAGCATTAAGAAATAAG GTTGAAAAGATCAAAGAGGAGGTAAAAACGGAAAATGAAAACGAAATTGTTAGGTTGATGAAAGAACAAGAGGACAAAAATTTGGAAATTTCAGCATTAAAGCAAGAActagaaaaaaccaaaagaacATATGAAGTACAACGTTCACAGTTGGAAACAGAAGCTAAGGATGCTAAAGTAGAATTAACTCAAAAGTCTCGAGAATATGAGCACCGATTGGAAGAATTAAGAAATAAG GCTGAGAAGATCAGAGAGGAAGAAAAGGAGGCAGATGAGAAAGAAATCATCAGGTTGATGAAAGAGCAGGAGGACAAAAATTTGGAAATTTCAACATTGGAACAAAAGTCTCGAGAATATGAGCATCGATTGGACGAATTAAGAAATAAGATTAAGGAGCTTGAGGTTTCTTCTGATTCAAAAGATCAGAAGTGGAACATGAAAATGAACCAAATACAGACTGTTATAAACTTTCAATTGAGTTCCCTACAG AAATTGGAATTATCTTGGGAATGCATTAAGCAAAATGTTATGAAAGAGCAAACGGTTTATGCAGAGGATTGTGATCGGTTAG gtGTTTATCTTAAACCGCTGTTACATGCAGCTGAGAACTACCATACTCTTCTTGCTGAAAATCAAAAAATGTTTAATGAGATTCAAGAATTAAAAG GAAATATCAGAGTATATTGTCGAATTAGACCATTTCTTTCAggcaaaaaggaaaaacaatctATTGTTAAACTCATTGGTGAAAATGATTTGGTTGTGGCAAATCCATCCAAAGAAGGAAAAGATGCTCTtcgatcatttaaatttaacaaGGTTTTCGGCTCTGCCACAACTCAAg CGGAGGTATACTCTGACATTCAATCCTTTATAAGATCAGTTCTAGATGGGTATAATGTGTGTATATTTGCTTATGGCCAAACTGGTTCAGGGAAAACTTATACAATG ACTGGTCCAAATGGGGCAACAAGCGAGACTATTGGTGTTAATTATCGAGCTCTAAATGACCTCTTCAAGATTGCCACAAGTAGAGAAAGCCTCATGGACTACGAGATTGGAGTTCAAATGGTTGAGATATATAATGAGCAAGTCCGTGACTTGTTAATAACAGATGGTTCTCCAAAAAGA ACACTTGGGATATTGACTCGACCTCAACCAAAGGGCTTAGCAGTACCAGATGCTAGCTTGTTTCCTGTGAAATCGCCTTCAGATGTAATTAAGCTAATGGACATTGGACTTAAAAATAGAGCCATTGGTGCAACTGCTATGAATGAAAGAAGTAGCCGTTCTCACAG TGTTGTCTCAATTCATATTCGTGGGAAGGACTTGAAGACTGGTTCTACTATGGTTGGTAATCTTCATTTGGTAGATTTGGCAGGAAGTGAAAGGGTAGATCGGTCTGAAGTAACTGGGGATAGGCTTAAGGAAGCACAACATATAAACAGATCACTATCTGCCCTTGGAGATGTTATTTTTGCCCTTTCTCAAAAAAGCCCCCATGTACCATACAGAAACAGCAAACTTACTCAACTTCTACAAACTTCTCTTG GTGACCAAGCGAAGACACTCATGTTTGTTCAAATTAATTCAGACGTAAGTTCATATTCTGAAACACTGAGCACTTTAAAGTTTGCTGAAAGGGTTTCTGGAGTTGAATTAGGAGCTGCACGAAGTAGCAAAGAGAGCAAAGATGTGAGAGAATTAATGGAACAG GTGTCTTCTTTGAAGAACGCTATTTTTGCAAAAGAGGAGGAGATTGAGAGGCTTCAATTACTCAAAGGTTCAGTTGGTAGCATTGTTAAGCGAAACCAAATTTCACGAAGTAGAAGTATTAAGCACTATGAAGCTTTTAACCAGCAACCGATGGATGACCATATACACCAAAATGAATTTCTCCATCAATCTGAACTTCATGAGGGAAATATAGGAAAGAATATTGCTGCAATTGCAGAAACTTCAAGATTTACAGATTctgattttgatgaaaaatCAAGTGATCTTTCTGACAGTGCTGTTGCTCCAGGCACAGAAACTGACGGTTCAGAAAATTCTAGTCTCACCGAACGCACAACATCATCAGATAAGAG ATCTAAACCAATTCGCAAAACTATTCAAGTGATGAGGAAATTAAACCGAACTTCATCTATCGCGACCACCCCAGTAAAGGACCCCTTGAAGAAGTCACCAG GTATAAAAAAGAGCGTCAGTATAGGCAACCTTAAACCTCCAAAACTGTGGAAGTAA
- the LOC114413615 gene encoding uncharacterized protein LOC114413615, translating to MPLCPKEEALVKLFYNVSSPFQLLFLILFSSAVFLVTFLTFTGRFPLIQRDQEYEYVYTEDEEEEEEETQEGYSCVDSTDRLEVTCGKETRVFLHNEGHQRTHSYSEEFISPEESLNEESEEKHYSETLSLHNSAQVSDFENEEAETVQVDFPARDADSAQVERRTTSPINLTAYKRNKNRDDDHVSVEIIKNKKVQETNLARDERFFVFASTQLQSKKLMIEERDDESSKWKSSIIGRDSDTEDAFSSSSRRSCPKWESYTLFQKYDEEMAILDRISAQKHHETESLRSIQMSPRSMSERIVYKFQNVNKKPAEVGHNPYRELEAAYVAQICLTWEALSWNYKNFRSKHASRQDHDTGCSATVAQQFQQFQVLLQRYIENEPYEHGRRPEIFARMRLLAPNLLLVPEYQDLEEDQKDGGFQCKISSASFLKIMEDGIKTFMNFLKNDKEKPCQILAACFRRNQRGTVDPALLRLMKKVNQKKRVKVKDLNHAGKCLRKRKLKVEKDMDILMALIDLKVVSRVLRMHDLSEEQLHWCEEKMSKVRIMEGKLQRDYSTPLFFPSH from the exons ATGCCGCTATGTCCCAAAGAAGAAGCACTTGTTAAACTCTTCTACAATGTCTCTAGCCCTTTCCAGCTTCTCTTCCTCATTCTCTTCTCCTCTGCCGTTTTCCTTGTCACCTTCTTAACCTTCACAGGCAGATTCCCCTTAATCCAAAG GGATCAAGAATATGAATATGTGTATACcgaggatgaagaagaagaggaagaagaaactcAAGAAGGGTATTCTTGTGTTGATTCTACTGACAGATTAGAAGTAACTTGTGGCAAGGAGACTCGTGTGTTTCTGCACAATGAGGGGCATCAGAGGACTCATTCTTATTCGGAAGAATTCATAAGCCCCGAGGAGAGCTTGAATGAAGAGTCAGAAGAAAAGCATTATTCTGAAACGTTGTCTCTCCATAACTCAGCACAAGTTTCTGACTTCGAAAATGAAGAAGCGGAAACGGTTCAAGTAGACTTTCCAGCAAGAGATGCCGATTCTGCCCAGGTTGAAAGAAGGACCACCTCTCCCATCAACCTCACCGcatacaaaagaaacaaaaaccgTGACG ACGATCATGTTAGcgttgaaattattaaaaacaagaAGGTGCAAGAGACAAACCTTGCAAGGGATGAGAGATTCTTTGTTTTTGCTTCTACCCAATTGCAGAGTAAGAAGTTAATGATTGAAGAGAGGGATGATGAGTCCTCGAAATGGAAGAGCTCCATCATTGGCAGGGATTCTGATACTGAAGACgcattttcttcttcatcaaGAAGAAGTTGCCCCAAGTGGGAATCATACACATTGTTCCAAAAATATGATGAAGAGATGGCAATCCTAGACAGAATTAGTGCACAGAAACATCATGAAACTG AGTCATTAAGGTCCATCCAAATGTCTCCAAGATCAATGTCAGAGCGTATTGTGTACAAGtttcaaaatgtaaataaaaagcCCGCTGAGGTTGGTCACAACCCATATCGTGAACTAGAGGCTGCATATGTTGCACAAATTTGTTTAACATGGGAAGCCCTTAGTTGGAACTACAAAAATTTTCGTTCCAAACATGCCTCACGCCAGGATCATGATACCGGTTGTTCTGCCACCGTTGCACAGCAATTCCAGCAATTTCAGGTTTTGTTACAGAGATACATTGAGAATGAGCCTTATGAGCATGGCAGGAGACCTGAGATCTTTGCTAGAATGAGGCTTTTGGCACCAAACTTGCTCCTAGTGCCAGAATATCAAG ATTTAGAGGAGGATCAGAAGGATGGTGGTTTTCAATGCAAAATATCATCAGCTTCATTTCTAAAGATAATGGAGGACGGgatcaagacattcatgaattTTCTGAAGAATGATAAAGAGAAACCCTGTCAGATCCTTGCAGCCTGCTTTAGGAGAAACCAAAGAGGCACGGTTGATCCAGCACTACTCCGACTAATGAAGAAGGTTAATCAAAAG AAGAGGGTGAAGGTTAAGGATCTTAACCATGCAGGGAAATGCTTGAGGAAGAGAAAGTTAAAGGTGGAAAAGGATATGGATATTTTGATGGCACTCATAGACCTAAAAGTGGTGTCAAGGGTTTTAAGAATGCATGACTTAAGTGAAGAGCAGTTGCACTGGTGTGAGGAGAAGATGAGCAAAGTGAGAATCATGGAAGGGAAACTTCAAAGAGATTATTCCACCCCACTTTTCTTCCCCTCACATTGA
- the LOC114413613 gene encoding uncharacterized protein LOC114413613, whose product MNSYSYYGYQEKNTLTSCEETRMESVICPKPRRLGLINHSSINTEVGPSRHPIISFQPEVEDSGVGAALLDMLLPKENCYLERSGGQEVASSPPFFSGSPPSRASNPLIQDEQFGNGNFIPFTEASSSSARGCVPKKFGHTPAAVRIEGFDCLNRDRRSCSISAVA is encoded by the exons atgaatagcTACAGCTACTATGGGTACCAAGAGAAGAACACCTTGACAAGCTGTGAGGAGACGAGGATGGAATCAGTGATTTGCCCCAAACCTCGCCGATTGGGTCTCATAAACCACTCTTCCATCAACACAGAAGTCGGACCCTCGAGGCACCCCATCATCAG CTTCCAACCTGAGGTGGAAGATTCAGGAGTTGGGGCAGCGCTTCTGGACATGCTCCTCCCCAAG GAAAATTGCTATCTGGAAAGATCCGGAGGCCAAGAGGTAGCATCATCACCACCATTTTTCTCTGGATCTCCTCCTAGCAGGGCCTCTAACCCTCTAATCCAAGATGAGCAGTTTGGTAATGGGAATTTTATTCCATTTACCGAGGCATCCTCTTCTTCAGCTCGTGGTTGTGTTCCAAAGAAATTTGGTCACACACCAGCTGCGGTAAGGATCGAAGGTTTTGACTGTCTTAACAGAGATAGGAGAAGCTGCAGCATCTCTGCTGTAGCATAA